Part of the Longimicrobium sp. genome, GCGCTCAAGCTCACCATCCCCGGCGACTTCAACCGCGTCTCGGCGGATGAGGTCGAGCGCGTACTGCACTCCACTCATTGAGATCCTCATGAGCTCCGCCACCTCCCCCAACGCCCCGCTCACGCCGGATTCCAACGCCGTCCCCGTCGCGGACGTGCCGCCCCCCCCGGGCTTCGGCTACCGCTGGACGATCTGCGCGCTGCTCTTCGCGGCGACCACGATCAACTACATCGACCGGCAGGTGCTGGGTCTGCTGGCGCCCATGCTGCAGACGGAGATCGGGTGGACCGAGTCGCAGTACGGCGACATCGTCTCCTGGTTCAGCTTCGCCTACGCCCTGGGCTTCCTGGGGATGGGGCGGCTGCTGGACAGGATCGGCGTGCGCAAGGGCTTCGCCTTCGCCATCGTGGCGTGGAGCCTGGCGGCGATGGCCCACGCATTCGCCCGCACCGCCGGGGGCTTCGCGCTGGCGCGGGGCGCGCTGGGGCTGGGCGAGTCGGGGAACTTTCCAGGGGCCATCAAGGCCACGGCCGAGTGGTTCCCCAAAAAGGAGCGCGCCTTCGCCACCGGCATCTTCAACGCCGGCAGCAACGTGGGCGCCATCGTGGGGCCCTTCCTGGTGCCCTGGATCGCGCTCAACTGGGGGTGGCGCTGGGCGTTCATCGCCACGGGCGCGCTGGGCTTCGTCTGGCTCCTCTTCTGGCTCCCCATCTACCGCGAGCCGGAGCACCACCCGCGCGTGTCGGCGGCCGAGCTGGCGTACATCCGCAGCGACCCGGTGGAGCCCACCACGCACGTGCGCTGGCTGAGCCTGCTGGGGCACCGCCAGGCGTGGGCCTTCATCCTGGGGAAGTTCCTCACCGACCCCATCTGGTGGTTCTATCTGTACTGGCTCCCCAAGTTCCTGGACGCCAACTGGGGGGTGAAGCTGGCGGGCGTGGCGCTTCCGCTGATGGCCATCTACCTGGTGGCGGACGTGGGCTCGGTGGGCGGCGGGTGGGTTTCCAGCGCGCTGATCAAGCGCGGCTGGACGGTGAACAAGGGGCGCAAGGTGGCGCTGCTGATCCCCGCGATCCTCATCGTCCCCACGATGTTCGCGCCGCACGCCCCCACCCTGTGGACGGCCATCGCCATCGTGAGCGTGGCGGCGGCGTCGCACCAGTGGTGGTCGGCCAACCTGTTCACGACGGCCAGCGACATGTTCCCGCGGCGCGCCGTGGCCAGCGTGGTGGGGCTGGGCGGCTTCGCGGGCGCGATGGGCGGCGTGCTCTTTCAGCGCGCCACCGGCCGCATCCTGGAGTCGACGGGAAACAACTACTCCATCATCTTCATGATCTGCGGCCTGGCGTACGTCACCGCCTGGGTCGTCATCCACCTCCTCGCGCCGCGCCTGGAGCCGGCGGTGATGGAAGGGGAATAAGGCCGGGGGCTGGTCGCCGGGGGCGCATACGCCGGGGGCGCATACGCCGGGGGCTGAAGCCCCCGGCTGGAACCACGGGAAGACCGCTGAAGCGGTCTCGGGGCCGGGGCATTGAATTCCGCCCCCTCTCTCGATAACGGAGGGCGGAGCCCTCTCCTGTTATCGGGAGAGGGGGCAGCGAGGAACGAGCGGGGGTGAGGGCCATTTGACCACAGAACGAGCAAAAGCAATGAAACGCATCCTCCTCCTCGTGCTTCCGCTCCTGGCCGCGTTCGCTTCGTGGGCGCCGCCGGTGACGGTGTACCTGGCCGGCGACTCGACGATGGCGCAGAAGCTCGTCACCCGGCGCCCGGAGACGGGGTGGGGCGAGGCGTTCCAGCAGTACTTCGACGTCGATCAGGTCCGCATCGAGAACCACGCGCGGAACGGACGCAGCACGCGCACCTTCATCGAGGAAGGGCGCTGGCAGGCCGTGGTCGACAGGCTGCGGCCGGGCGACTACGTCTTCATCCAGTTCGGCCACAATGACGCCTCGGTGGAAAAGGTGGACCGCTACACGCCCCCCGCGGACTACCGGCGCAACCTGGCCCGCTTCGTGGCCGAGACGCGCGCAAAGGGAGCGAATCCCGTCCTTCTCACGCCGGTGCGCCGCCGCAAGTTCGACTCGGCGGGGACGCTGGTGGACACGCACGGCGAATATCCCGACCTGGTGCGGGCCGTGGCCGCCGAGCAGCGCGTGCCGCTCCTGGACATGCACCGGCTGAGCGCCGGGGCCCTCACCCGCCACGGCGCCGAGGGGTCGCGCCGGCTCTTCCTGCAGCTCAGGGCGGGGGAGAACGCCAACTACCCGCAGGGGCTCGAGGACAACACCCACTTCTCGCCGCAGGGCGCGGAGGTGATGGCCGCGCTCGCCGCGGAAGGTCTCCGGGAGCTCGGCATCGGGCTCTCCGGCTTCGTCCGCACACCGGGCGCACCCGCGCCCGCACCCACACGGTAAGGCGGACATGCGACGCACAACGATCATCCTCTGGGCCGCCCTCTGCGGCGCCGCCCCCCTCGCCGCGCAGCAGGCCGCGCGCGAGGAGGCACTCCTGGCCCCCGCCCGCATCGCCGCGCTCCCCGCGGCGGAGCGGAGCGCGTGGGAGCGCTACCTCGCCACTTCGCGCCAGCTCGGGGAAGCCGACCGCGCGGTGATGGCCGCCGAGCTGCGCCAGGCGGGGCTGGAGAAGGCCACGCCCGCCCCGCACGGCGATGGCTTCAACGTGGAGCCGCGCATGACCGGCGCCTGGTGGGCCTCTCCGGAGGCGCGCCAGATCGCGGAGTCCATCGTCTCCTTCCAGACCCCCGCGGGCGGATGGTCGAAGCGGATGGAGTTCACCCGCACGCGCCGCCCGGGCGAGAGCTGGGCGAGCGAGGGGAACTGGAGCTGGGTGGGGACCTTTGACAACAACTCCACCACCGCGCAGCTCCGCTTCCTGGCGAACACCGCCGCCGCGACGGGAGAGGCGCGCTACCGCGAGTCATTTCGCAGGGGATTGGAGTACCTGTACCGCGCCCAGTTCCCCAACGGGTGCTGGCCGCAGGTGTACCCGCTCGTCGGCGGCTACCACGACGCGGCGACGTACAACGACGACGCCATCGCCAACATCCTGCGCGTGCTGAACGACGTGGCGAACGGCGAGATGGGCGGCCTGCCAGAGCCCGAGCGGCGCCGCGCGGCGGAGAGCGTGCGGCGCGGCGTGGAGTGCATCCTCGCCAGCCAGGTGATCGTCGATGGACGGCGCACCGTGTGGGGCCAGCAGCACGATCCGCTCACCCTGAAGCCCGCAAAGGCGCGCGCGTACGAGCACATATCGCTCGCCGGCCGCGAGAGCGCTGGAATCGTGAACCTCCTCCTGGAGGTCAAGAACCCGGATGCGCGCGTGGTCGCCGCCATCCGCGGCGCCGTGCAGTGGTTCCGCGACGCAACAATCTGGGGCTACGAGTACACCCCGCGTGGCGGCCTCACCGCGAAGCCGGGCGCGGGCCCGCTGTGGGCGCGCTTCTACGAAATCGGCACCAACCGGCCGATGTTCAGCAACCGCGACGGTGTGGTGCGCTACCGCTTCGACGAGCTGGAGGCGGAGCGCGCCCGCGGCTACGCCTGGTACACGGACGAGCCCGCCACCACGCTGCGCCGCTACGAGCGTTGGGCGCGCACCAACGGCATACAGGCGGCGCGCCCCGCCACGGCCGCCCCCTCCGCCGTCGTGGACGCAGCCTACCGCGGCCGCGATGGCGCCACCCGCAACGGCGCGCGCATCTACCGCACCATCGGCGCTGCGCTGGCGGCGGCCCCGGCGACGGGCACCGCGCCGTACGTCATCTCCATCCGCAACGGCCGCTACCGCGAGAAGCTCACGGTGGACCGCCCCAACGTCCACTTCATCGGCCAGAGCCGAACGGGCACAGTGCTGACCTTCGACGCGGCGGCGGGGCAGCGCAGCCCTGGCGGGTGGACGTACGGCACGCGCGGCAGCTTCACCCTGCGAATCGCCGCGCCGGACTTCCGGCTGGAGCGCATGACGGTGGAGAACGCCTTCGACTACATGGCGAACAACGCCAAGGCGGACGCGGACAGCACCAAGCTGCAGGGCTCGCAGGGCGTGGCGATCATGCTGGACGAGGGGAACGACCGCGCCGTCTTTCGCGACTGCGTGATCAGCGGGCACCAGGACACGCTCTTTCCCAACGCGGGCCGCAGCCACTTCCGCGGCTGCACGATCTCGGGCAGCGTGGACTTCATCTTCGGCGCGGGGGTGGCGGTCTTTGAGGACTCGGACATCGTGTCGCGTGACCGGGGAAGCCCCACGAACAACGGCTACATCACGGCCCCGAGCACCCTGATCTCGCAGCCGCACGGCTTCGTCTTCATCCGCAGCCGCCTTAAGAAGGAGCGCCCCTCGATGGCGCCCGCATCGGTCGCGCTCGGACGCCCCTGGCACCCCTCGGGCAACCCGAACGCCATCGGCAGCGCCGTCTTCATCGACACCTGGATGGACGACCACGTCACCGCGCGCGGCTGGGACACGATGAACAGCACGGACGCCGCTGGCAATCGCGTAGTGAACCGCCCGGAGGACGCACGTTTTCGCGAGTACGGCAGCACGGGCCCAGGTGCCGCCCCGCACCCCTCCCGCCCCCGCCTGTCGGACGCGGAGCGCGCCGCCCTCACCCCGTCCGCCATTCTCGGCGGCTGGGTCCCGGCGCCGTAGATCGGCTGGGGCTTGGCTGTGGCGAGTGAACTCGCGGCAACAACAGCACAAAGTCCGTCTTCGCGGACTCGGGGGTGAGGTCCGCGCGGGTGGCGGTATCGCGGCGCCGCAATTCATCGCGCCCACCCTGCGCGTGCCTCGACCGTCGCGCCTCACACCGATCCGGTAGGGGCCGCCCCACGTGGCTGCCCGTGCCTGTACATGCGCCGCGGCCTGCTTTCAGGAGCGAATTGATTCGCCGCTGGAAACAAGCGAACTCGCCTGCGCGCACCCGGGCAGAAGGTTCGTGTGTACGGCAGGGCGCTGAGGAACGCAGACGGAGGGCAGACACGCAGGTCTGCCCCCCACGAGTTCGGATTCGGATTCGGTGCGGACGGCAGGTGACGGAGCAACCCGTGACGCGGGCGAGGGCATTGCCATACGTGCGGAGTTCCGCCCCCTCTCTCGATAACAGAGGCGCAGCCTCTCCTGTTATCGGGAGAGGGGGGCAGCGAGGAACGAGCGGGGGTGAGGGCCCTCCAACCGACTGTGCCACAGAGGGATTGCGCTCTTGTCACGACCCGTGTACTATTCTCCGGAACATTCGTTCTAATAGAGAACAAATCCGTTCTGCCGGTTCAGGCTTCACCCAAATCAAGCTCGCAGGACAACACTTGCACGCCCCGCCTCCTCCCCGGAAGCAGGAACGCGCATCCTGTCTGATTGATTTGTCCTAAGTTAGAACAAAGACCCAGCTTCATGGGACGACGCTACTCCGCATCGGTGCGGTGCGCCGTCCGCAGCCGCCGCGGCTGCAACGTTCCACCCGACCCCAGGGTCACCTCTTTCCGGAGAGTCCAGGATGAGATGGACAACCAAGCTCCTCTGCCTCGTGGCGCTCGCGGCCATGCCGGCCGCACTCGCCGCCCAGACCGGGGGACGCATCAGCGGCCGCGTTACCGAGGGCGAGGCGCGCCCCCTCTCGGGTGCCGCGGTGTCGGTGGTGGGGACGCAGGTGAGGACCGTGACCGGCCCCGACGGCCAGTTCACCCTCACCAACGTACCCGCCGGTAGCCAGCGGGTGCGGGCCAGCCGCGTGGGCTACGCGGACCAGGAGCGCGCCGTTACCGTGGCGGCGGGAGAGGCGGCCACCGTCAACTTCGCGCTCAGCGCGCAGGCGGTGCAGCTGGAAGGGGTGGTGGCCGTGGGCTACGGCACGCAGCGCCGCCGCGATCTAACCGGGGCCGTGAGCTCGGTGAACATGGAGGCGATCGAGAACAAGCCGGTCACCTCCATGGAACAGATGCTGGAGGGCACCGCCCCCGGCGTCCAGGTGTCGCAGGCGTCCAGCGCGCCCGGCGGCGGCATCTCCATCCGCATCCGCGGCGGCACGTCGGTCAGCGAGAGCGTGAGCAACGAGCCGCTCTACGTGATCGACGGCTTCCCCATCGAGGTGGACTACGCGGCGGACAACAACCGGCTGGGCGGCGGGCGGCAGAGCGGGATCACCGTTCCCACCAACCCGCTGACCTCGCTGAACCCGCGCGACATCGAGTCGATCGAGGTCCTCAAGGACGCGTCGGCCACGGCCATCTACGGCTCGCGCGCCGCCAACGGCGTGGTGATCATCACCACCCGCCGGGGTCAGGTGGGCGCGCCGCGCTTCAACTTCGAGGCGTTCACCGGCACGCAGAGCGTGGCCAAGCGCTACGACCTGCTCGACGGGCCCGAGTTCGCGCTCTTCGCCAACGACTGGGCGGCGAGCCAGAACCAGGACCCCATCTACGCGGACCCGAACGCGGTCGTCAGCACCAACTGGCAGGACCGCATCTTCCGCAGCGCCCCGCTCCAGAGCTACCAGATCTCGGTAACGGGCGGCACCGCGGGTGAGAACGCCACGCGCTACGCCATGTCGGGCGGCTTCTTCGACCAGCAGGGCGTGGTGATGGGGAGCGACTTCCAGCGGATGTCGCTGCGCCTGAACCTGAGCCAGGACCTGCGCGGCCGGCTGCGGCTGGGCACCACGCTCACCGGCAGCCGCGTGCAGACCAACTTCGCGCCGACCGACGGGGCCGTGGGCGGCAACGACATGTCGTCGGTGGCCGCGGCGCTCCAGTCGATCCCCACCCTGCCGGTACGCCGGGCGGACGGCTCGTACAGCAACATGCTGGACGACGCCCCCGTGGCGCTGACGGCGCAGGACATCATGAACCCGGTGGCCGTCCTGGAGAACATGGACGACCAGCTGGGCGACACGCGCATCCTGACCAACACCTTCGCCGAGCTCGACCTGGCGCGCGGGCTCCGCTTCCGCACCACGCTGGGCGCCAACGTCACCAACCGCGAGCGCGACACCTACTGGCCGCGGGAGACGCTGCGCGGCGAGCAGGTGGGCGGGCAGGCGATCCGCGGGCGCAACGAGTCCACCTCGTTCCTCAACGAGAACACGCTCTCGTTCGACCGCTTGTTCGGCCAGAGCCACTCGCTGAACACGGTGGTCGGCTACACGCGCCAGCGGCAGGACAACACCAGCACCAGCATGCAGAACGAGGGGTTCATCAGCGACATCCTCGACTACGAGGACATCGGCTCGGGGAA contains:
- the pelA gene encoding pectate lyase; translation: MRRTTIILWAALCGAAPLAAQQAAREEALLAPARIAALPAAERSAWERYLATSRQLGEADRAVMAAELRQAGLEKATPAPHGDGFNVEPRMTGAWWASPEARQIAESIVSFQTPAGGWSKRMEFTRTRRPGESWASEGNWSWVGTFDNNSTTAQLRFLANTAAATGEARYRESFRRGLEYLYRAQFPNGCWPQVYPLVGGYHDAATYNDDAIANILRVLNDVANGEMGGLPEPERRRAAESVRRGVECILASQVIVDGRRTVWGQQHDPLTLKPAKARAYEHISLAGRESAGIVNLLLEVKNPDARVVAAIRGAVQWFRDATIWGYEYTPRGGLTAKPGAGPLWARFYEIGTNRPMFSNRDGVVRYRFDELEAERARGYAWYTDEPATTLRRYERWARTNGIQAARPATAAPSAVVDAAYRGRDGATRNGARIYRTIGAALAAAPATGTAPYVISIRNGRYREKLTVDRPNVHFIGQSRTGTVLTFDAAAGQRSPGGWTYGTRGSFTLRIAAPDFRLERMTVENAFDYMANNAKADADSTKLQGSQGVAIMLDEGNDRAVFRDCVISGHQDTLFPNAGRSHFRGCTISGSVDFIFGAGVAVFEDSDIVSRDRGSPTNNGYITAPSTLISQPHGFVFIRSRLKKERPSMAPASVALGRPWHPSGNPNAIGSAVFIDTWMDDHVTARGWDTMNSTDAAGNRVVNRPEDARFREYGSTGPGAAPHPSRPRLSDAERAALTPSAILGGWVPAP
- a CDS encoding TonB-dependent receptor, which produces MRWTTKLLCLVALAAMPAALAAQTGGRISGRVTEGEARPLSGAAVSVVGTQVRTVTGPDGQFTLTNVPAGSQRVRASRVGYADQERAVTVAAGEAATVNFALSAQAVQLEGVVAVGYGTQRRRDLTGAVSSVNMEAIENKPVTSMEQMLEGTAPGVQVSQASSAPGGGISIRIRGGTSVSESVSNEPLYVIDGFPIEVDYAADNNRLGGGRQSGITVPTNPLTSLNPRDIESIEVLKDASATAIYGSRAANGVVIITTRRGQVGAPRFNFEAFTGTQSVAKRYDLLDGPEFALFANDWAASQNQDPIYADPNAVVSTNWQDRIFRSAPLQSYQISVTGGTAGENATRYAMSGGFFDQQGVVMGSDFQRMSLRLNLSQDLRGRLRLGTTLTGSRVQTNFAPTDGAVGGNDMSSVAAALQSIPTLPVRRADGSYSNMLDDAPVALTAQDIMNPVAVLENMDDQLGDTRILTNTFAELDLARGLRFRTTLGANVTNRERDTYWPRETLRGEQVGGQAIRGRNESTSFLNENTLSFDRLFGQSHSLNTVVGYTRQRQDNTSTSMQNEGFISDILDYEDIGSGNRSGGPIVSSGSTRTTMASYLGRVNYNLLGRYIFTVTGRYDGSSRFGPDRKWGFFPSGAIAWRASDEPFIKENAAAISDLKLRTSYGRTGNAAISPYQSLASLGGRTTTFGGVIVPGYRQTRLANADLGWETTTQFDAGVDMGLFDQMITLSADYYNRHTEDLLMQIELPYETGFRNAFRNAGAVRNRGFELSLGLNALRGDGRESVRWSNNLNYSRNRNLVLDLGGLDVLRVRGISSNFNFPGTHVRVGHPIGVFYGYRTDGLFRDSAEAAGYGATLPNRRFQAGEARVLDLSGPENKPDGVINELDLTVIGDPNPDYNLGWSSTIGWRGFELSSLVSGAFGADVLNLNLIRVESGAPSTNITRDRFYDRWTPQTPDAKYPRIGTSSQSIGSNYVDTMLEDGSYLRLSNLTLGYTLPTRLVASRGLRETRVYVTGTNLHTWTKYSGYNPDVSSMGVGNVNRGVDVGAYPLARTVTIGFNVGY
- a CDS encoding rhamnogalacturonan acetylesterase, whose protein sequence is MKRILLLVLPLLAAFASWAPPVTVYLAGDSTMAQKLVTRRPETGWGEAFQQYFDVDQVRIENHARNGRSTRTFIEEGRWQAVVDRLRPGDYVFIQFGHNDASVEKVDRYTPPADYRRNLARFVAETRAKGANPVLLTPVRRRKFDSAGTLVDTHGEYPDLVRAVAAEQRVPLLDMHRLSAGALTRHGAEGSRRLFLQLRAGENANYPQGLEDNTHFSPQGAEVMAALAAEGLRELGIGLSGFVRTPGAPAPAPTR
- a CDS encoding MFS transporter, giving the protein MSSATSPNAPLTPDSNAVPVADVPPPPGFGYRWTICALLFAATTINYIDRQVLGLLAPMLQTEIGWTESQYGDIVSWFSFAYALGFLGMGRLLDRIGVRKGFAFAIVAWSLAAMAHAFARTAGGFALARGALGLGESGNFPGAIKATAEWFPKKERAFATGIFNAGSNVGAIVGPFLVPWIALNWGWRWAFIATGALGFVWLLFWLPIYREPEHHPRVSAAELAYIRSDPVEPTTHVRWLSLLGHRQAWAFILGKFLTDPIWWFYLYWLPKFLDANWGVKLAGVALPLMAIYLVADVGSVGGGWVSSALIKRGWTVNKGRKVALLIPAILIVPTMFAPHAPTLWTAIAIVSVAAASHQWWSANLFTTASDMFPRRAVASVVGLGGFAGAMGGVLFQRATGRILESTGNNYSIIFMICGLAYVTAWVVIHLLAPRLEPAVMEGE